The Winogradskyella schleiferi genome has a window encoding:
- the fahA gene encoding fumarylacetoacetase — protein sequence MPLSANNPDRTSWLHVGKNSDFPIQNIPFGVFLTRDDIITIGTRIGDTAIDLGALHQLGYFEGIPLTDDIFLQDTLNDFIADGRKTWRLVRNRIAEIFDAENDTLKNNNPHKETILFRLDEIEMQLPIQVGDYTDFYASKEHATNVGTMFRDPDNALMPNWVHMPVGYHGRSSSIIPSGIPIHRPQGQTLPADADKPIFGPSKLVDFELEMAFITTDANDLGEPIPIEEAEEYIFGLVLFNDWSARDIQKWEYVPLGPFLGKSFASSMSPWIVTLDALEPFRTESPKQNPKPLEYLQTKGKKSFDINLEVGIQPKGGKETTVAKSNFKYMYWNMAQQLAHHTINGCPINSGDMMGSGTISGPTPDSYGSMLELSWKGTKPVKLKDGTERKFINDNDTVIMRGYCANDDIRIGFGQVKTQLLPVFNPKKKK from the coding sequence ATGCCATTATCAGCCAACAATCCAGATCGTACCTCATGGTTACATGTCGGTAAAAATTCAGATTTTCCAATTCAGAATATTCCTTTTGGTGTTTTCTTAACCAGAGACGACATTATTACGATCGGAACGCGTATTGGAGATACAGCAATTGATCTCGGTGCATTACATCAGCTGGGCTATTTTGAGGGGATACCTTTAACAGATGATATCTTTTTACAAGATACCTTAAATGATTTTATTGCTGATGGTAGAAAAACATGGCGTTTAGTTAGAAATAGAATCGCTGAGATTTTTGATGCTGAAAACGACACTTTAAAAAATAATAATCCGCATAAAGAAACTATTTTGTTTCGTTTGGACGAAATTGAAATGCAGCTACCTATACAAGTTGGTGATTATACCGATTTCTACGCCAGTAAAGAACACGCCACCAATGTTGGAACGATGTTTAGAGATCCAGACAACGCATTAATGCCAAATTGGGTGCATATGCCAGTTGGTTATCATGGTCGTAGTTCATCTATTATTCCTTCGGGAATTCCGATTCATCGTCCGCAAGGGCAGACTTTGCCAGCCGATGCTGATAAACCTATATTCGGACCCTCCAAATTAGTGGATTTTGAATTGGAAATGGCATTTATAACAACGGACGCCAATGACTTAGGCGAACCAATTCCGATTGAGGAAGCTGAAGAATATATCTTTGGGTTGGTATTGTTCAATGATTGGTCTGCAAGAGATATCCAAAAATGGGAGTATGTACCACTTGGGCCATTCTTAGGTAAAAGTTTCGCATCGTCAATGTCGCCTTGGATTGTAACATTGGATGCTTTAGAGCCTTTTAGAACCGAAAGCCCAAAACAAAACCCAAAACCTTTGGAATATCTTCAAACGAAAGGCAAAAAGAGTTTTGATATTAATTTGGAAGTTGGAATCCAACCAAAAGGAGGCAAAGAAACTACGGTTGCAAAATCGAATTTTAAATATATGTACTGGAATATGGCGCAACAGTTGGCACATCATACAATTAATGGTTGTCCAATAAATTCTGGAGATATGATGGGAAGTGGAACCATCTCTGGACCAACACCAGATTCTTATGGTTCCATGCTAGAATTGAGCTGGAAAGGCACAAAACCTGTAAAGTTGAAAGATGGTACGGAGCGTAAATTTATCAATGATAATGATACGGTTATTATGAGAGGTTATTGCGCAAATGACGATATACGAATTGGTTTCGGGCAGGTTAAGACACAGTTGTTGCCTGTTTTCAATCCGAAAAAGAAGAAGTAA
- a CDS encoding serine hydroxymethyltransferase, with translation MQRDEQIFELIKAEKERQTDGIELIASENFVSDQVMEAAGSVLTNKYAEGYPGKRYYGGCEVVDEVENIAIERAKTLFGAAYANVQPHSGSQANTAVFHACLKPGDTILGFDLSHGGHLTHGSPVNFSGKLYRPTFYGVKKDTGLIDYDMLADQAKKEQPKLIIAGASAYSRDIDFAKFREVADSVGAVLLADISHPAGLIAKGILNDPMPHCHIVTTTTHKTLRGPRGGMIMMSENIDNPFGITLKNGKLRKMSGLLDSGVFPGNQGGPLEHIIAAKAIAFGEALTDEFMHYMLRVKHNADAMAKAFVAKDYNLISGGTDNHMMLIDLRNKNITGKDAENALVKADITVNKNMVPFDTESPFVTSGIRVGTAAITTRGLKENDMGYVVDLIDEVLKNHDNETVLQGIAEKVNELMGGRPLFNA, from the coding sequence ATGCAACGCGACGAACAAATTTTTGAACTCATTAAAGCTGAAAAAGAACGCCAGACCGATGGTATAGAATTAATAGCCTCAGAGAACTTTGTAAGCGACCAAGTGATGGAAGCTGCTGGTTCGGTATTAACCAACAAGTATGCCGAAGGTTATCCTGGAAAACGCTATTATGGTGGTTGTGAAGTGGTAGATGAAGTAGAGAATATTGCCATTGAAAGAGCAAAAACTTTATTTGGTGCTGCTTACGCAAACGTACAGCCGCATTCTGGAAGTCAAGCAAATACGGCTGTTTTCCATGCCTGCTTAAAACCTGGTGATACGATTTTAGGATTTGATTTGTCCCATGGTGGACATTTAACCCATGGTTCTCCTGTTAATTTTTCAGGTAAATTATATCGTCCTACGTTTTATGGTGTAAAGAAAGATACTGGACTTATTGATTACGATATGTTGGCTGACCAAGCTAAAAAAGAACAGCCAAAATTAATTATTGCTGGTGCTTCTGCATATTCTCGTGATATCGATTTTGCTAAGTTTAGGGAAGTGGCAGATAGTGTTGGCGCCGTTTTATTAGCAGATATTTCGCATCCTGCTGGTCTAATCGCCAAAGGGATTTTGAATGATCCAATGCCACATTGCCATATTGTGACAACCACGACACACAAAACATTACGTGGCCCTAGAGGCGGAATGATAATGATGAGCGAAAATATTGACAACCCATTTGGTATTACTTTAAAAAATGGTAAACTTCGTAAAATGTCTGGATTGTTGGATTCTGGTGTTTTTCCTGGAAATCAAGGTGGTCCATTAGAACATATTATTGCGGCTAAAGCGATTGCTTTTGGTGAGGCTTTAACCGATGAATTTATGCACTATATGTTGCGAGTAAAGCATAATGCAGATGCTATGGCTAAAGCATTTGTGGCTAAAGACTACAATTTAATTTCTGGCGGAACAGATAATCACATGATGCTAATTGATCTTCGAAATAAAAATATAACTGGAAAAGATGCCGAAAATGCCTTGGTAAAAGCAGATATTACAGTAAACAAGAATATGGTACCTTTTGATACCGAATCTCCATTTGTAACTTCAGGAATACGAGTAGGCACTGCTGCAATTACGACAAGAGGATTGAAAGAAAATGATATGGGCTATGTTGTGGATTTAATTGACGAAGTACTTAAAAACCATGACAATGAAACCGTTTTACAAGGTATTGCCGAGAAAGTTAATGAGTTAATGGGAGGACGTCCTTTGTTTAATGCTTAA
- the glgP gene encoding alpha-glucan family phosphorylase has protein sequence MENEYSSWHHPYKPSTKYKKKVAYFSMEFGIDQSFNIYSGGLGFLAGSHMRSGYELKQNMIGIGMLWKYGYYDQARNDDQTLKTEFNVKHFDFLEDTGIEVEVKLHDNPHVKVRAYVLKPEVFGTVPMYFLTTDVDGNDHLSRTITNHLYDNNPVTRVSQSIILGIGGAKVVEALGGADTYHLNEGHALPAFYYLRDQGVKKNQMVFTTHTPEKAGNEEREARHLNRCGFFGRTLSEEELEKETVNGGMINYTIAALRMAKKANGVSKLHAKVANDMWKDYDGVSKIIPITNAQNQKFWQDASIKKAWTAQNIKAYKTRKTILKKELFEEVYKQTGKTFDPNVLTIVWARRFAGYKRADLLLHNIERFKKLISNEKYPVQIIWAGKPYPFDFQAIDTFDYLVNQSKSEKSLAVLIGYEIDLSKKLKCGSDVWLNTPRITREASGTSGMTAAMNGSVNVSTNDGWIPEFEKDEKNCFVLPELDYKLPVWDQDKIDADNLYSILENKVIPTYYDTPKKWQDIVFNGMDDVIPEFTSRRMADEYYKKLF, from the coding sequence ATGGAAAACGAATATAGCAGCTGGCACCATCCTTATAAACCATCTACAAAATACAAGAAAAAAGTAGCATACTTTAGTATGGAATTTGGTATCGATCAGTCTTTCAATATTTATTCTGGAGGTCTTGGTTTTCTAGCAGGTTCACATATGCGTTCTGGTTACGAACTTAAACAGAATATGATAGGCATTGGGATGCTTTGGAAATATGGATATTACGATCAAGCTAGAAATGACGATCAAACCTTAAAAACGGAATTTAACGTCAAGCATTTCGATTTTCTTGAAGATACCGGAATAGAAGTAGAGGTAAAGCTTCATGATAATCCACATGTAAAAGTAAGAGCGTATGTTTTAAAACCTGAAGTATTTGGTACTGTACCAATGTATTTTCTAACGACAGATGTGGATGGAAACGACCATTTATCACGTACTATAACCAATCATTTATATGATAATAATCCGGTAACCCGAGTTTCGCAAAGTATCATTTTGGGTATTGGTGGTGCTAAAGTTGTAGAGGCATTGGGTGGCGCAGACACGTATCATCTGAACGAAGGTCATGCCTTACCAGCCTTTTATTATTTAAGGGACCAAGGCGTTAAGAAAAACCAGATGGTTTTTACAACACATACGCCGGAAAAAGCGGGTAATGAAGAACGGGAAGCTAGACATTTAAATAGATGTGGGTTTTTTGGAAGGACTCTTTCGGAAGAAGAACTTGAAAAAGAAACCGTAAATGGAGGTATGATTAATTACACCATTGCTGCATTACGAATGGCTAAAAAAGCGAATGGCGTTTCAAAACTGCATGCGAAAGTTGCCAATGATATGTGGAAAGATTATGATGGTGTCAGTAAAATCATCCCAATAACAAATGCGCAGAATCAAAAATTTTGGCAAGATGCCAGTATCAAAAAAGCGTGGACAGCTCAAAATATAAAAGCCTATAAAACCCGTAAAACTATTTTGAAAAAAGAATTGTTTGAAGAGGTTTACAAGCAAACAGGAAAAACCTTTGATCCGAACGTATTGACCATAGTTTGGGCAAGGCGTTTTGCAGGTTACAAAAGAGCCGACTTATTATTGCACAATATAGAGCGATTTAAGAAATTAATTTCCAACGAAAAATATCCGGTTCAAATTATTTGGGCAGGTAAACCTTACCCTTTTGATTTCCAGGCTATCGACACGTTTGATTATTTGGTCAATCAATCCAAAAGTGAAAAGAGTCTCGCGGTGTTAATTGGTTATGAAATTGATTTATCCAAAAAACTAAAATGTGGATCTGATGTTTGGTTAAATACACCTCGAATTACGCGTGAAGCTTCTGGAACTAGTGGTATGACAGCCGCAATGAATGGATCTGTAAACGTTTCTACAAATGACGGTTGGATTCCCGAATTTGAAAAGGATGAAAAAAACTGTTTCGTTTTACCTGAATTAGATTATAAACTTCCGGTTTGGGATCAAGATAAAATTGATGCCGATAATTTGTATTCTATTTTAGAAAATAAAGTTATTCCAACCTATTATGATACGCCTAAAAAATGGCAGGACATTGTTTTTAATGGTATGGATGATGTTATTCCAGAATTTACAAGCCGAAGAATGGCAGACGAGTATTACAAGAAATTATTTTAA
- a CDS encoding outer membrane beta-barrel protein gives MKKRLNLLAAIILFSNLSQAQFIKEKSLNAQIGFGVSSPFESADDVAGTGFFLQGEFVMHITSWVELKPYAGLILTNSNGKDLNDNPTDEKVESKAFWFGGKARLRAPIPWVAPYIELGFGASIGKFETLTTFTNIEKKGLSFHIPFAFGLELGRNNNIDLGFSFYIHPTVEQSVGAFAVEISIPLKNKS, from the coding sequence ATGAAAAAACGCCTTAATCTATTAGCGGCTATAATTTTATTTTCAAACTTATCCCAAGCTCAATTTATTAAAGAGAAATCACTAAACGCACAAATCGGATTTGGAGTGAGTTCACCCTTTGAAAGCGCCGACGATGTTGCTGGTACTGGTTTTTTTCTTCAAGGTGAGTTTGTTATGCATATTACTTCTTGGGTAGAATTAAAACCATATGCCGGATTAATTTTGACCAATTCTAATGGTAAAGATCTTAATGATAATCCAACAGATGAAAAGGTAGAGTCCAAAGCATTTTGGTTTGGTGGGAAAGCAAGATTAAGAGCACCTATTCCTTGGGTTGCACCATATATCGAGTTAGGTTTTGGGGCATCAATAGGAAAATTTGAAACATTGACAACATTTACAAACATTGAGAAAAAAGGATTATCATTTCACATACCATTTGCTTTTGGTTTGGAATTAGGACGCAATAATAATATTGATTTAGGCTTTTCATTTTATATACATCCTACCGTTGAACAATCCGTTGGTGCATTTGCTGTTGAGATTTCAATTCCTTTAAAAAATAAATCATAA